The following proteins are encoded in a genomic region of Haloarcula salinisoli:
- the sufU gene encoding Fe-S cluster assembly sulfur transfer protein SufU — translation MGIGGSDMYRQQILDHYKNPRNTGEIEDPTFTHVGENPMCGDEIRMDVVLSEDEETIEQVAFRGDGCAISQASASMLSERLHGMSVEELNDLDRDDIVDMLGVDISPMRIKCAVLAEKVAQDGADIYFDELDIERTTTEDDD, via the coding sequence ATGGGTATCGGAGGCTCCGACATGTACCGGCAGCAGATTCTCGACCACTACAAGAACCCCCGAAACACGGGGGAAATCGAGGATCCGACGTTCACCCACGTCGGCGAGAACCCGATGTGCGGTGACGAAATCCGGATGGACGTGGTGCTGAGCGAGGACGAAGAGACCATCGAGCAGGTCGCATTCCGCGGAGACGGCTGTGCCATCTCCCAGGCCTCGGCGTCGATGCTCTCCGAGCGCCTCCACGGGATGTCCGTCGAGGAACTGAACGATCTGGACCGTGACGACATCGTCGACATGCTCGGGGTCGACATCTCCCCGATGCGTATCAAATGTGCCGTGCTGGCCGAGAAAGTCGCCCAGGACGGGGCCGACATCTACTTCGACGAGCTGGACATCGAGCGGACGACGACCGAAGACGACGACTGA
- a CDS encoding G8 domain-containing protein translates to MSEDGSSRRTFLKGAATGGVGVTLAGGAYTQRARLFGGGDGTNSLSGPDHITRLVPDGQVTDRATGGVWADSGSWRDAVPGDGAHVLIPEGRAVTLASELDATYRTVRVDGRLRVDPTAASRLLVDTLVVAGTGTLELGTPDEPVQRGAGAVVEFTDDGAIDEDWDPERVSRGLLALPGSTVHVAGSERTSWARTGTAPRAGDRSLSLAEAPTGWAEGDRLVVAGLDPDENQDEAVTVAGVSGSTVELDRSLSHDHVPPREDFDAYVAVMDRTVTLRSESAATKRRGHVMFMTTDVRVQHAAFDSLGRTDKSRPVTNPDNGTPPDPDTPNPKARYACHFHRTGIDATEDPRVVEGCVVDGSPGWGYVNHHSNVAFRDNVSYGVFGAGFVAEIGNEIGAFEGNFALRSTGTGGGPDRRQFKTDREGAIDDFGHGGYGFWLQSPGVAVDDNVAAGHRHHGFVWWTRPKPDREKDPEKFEGITIDFANFPVENVTGQDRLLASDAVTDGKVPSTQVRFRSFAGNTVFASGGGADISRHRFGDAHDQVESYSVVDEFTAFNLGAHYSQWDSRRVPNEGGAQGGQNGISIRYSANVVVRNPTLVDGVGGYRGVGINRNHAPQNLRVENPDIEGWFTGIRAPPRGESPITGGRLDNDIDVHVIGGGTSNRWSSPHEVAIENVDFGDGGRASVFMGADLQDDLYSMLSPNDSVTLEGTPLYFDSQRPDVVPFPTEADLGDVGGDELGDLSEADPAEFVGKSNRELMNAYGLAVEGEPLPDDAGARSDVLGGFAAGSNGSRDAPAPLDAVASTVGSAHEFGTLAQGERLYVYDDAEFLTVPGKYAGLSYIRPEKEDQDIERPSGYRLDLAEPADVFVAYDAESTPEWLTGWTDTGDSIGTDDGTRRVFKKSVSAGTTWLGGCPDTYKMYSVFVR, encoded by the coding sequence ATGTCGGAGGATGGGTCGTCCCGACGGACGTTTCTGAAGGGCGCGGCGACCGGCGGCGTCGGGGTCACGCTCGCCGGCGGCGCGTACACGCAGCGTGCGCGGCTGTTCGGCGGGGGCGACGGTACGAACTCGCTTTCGGGCCCGGACCACATCACGCGGCTCGTCCCGGACGGGCAGGTCACGGACCGGGCTACCGGCGGGGTCTGGGCCGACAGCGGGAGCTGGCGGGACGCGGTTCCGGGCGACGGCGCACACGTCCTGATACCCGAGGGACGGGCGGTGACCCTGGCGAGCGAACTCGACGCGACCTACAGAACTGTGCGCGTCGACGGGCGGCTTCGGGTCGACCCGACGGCCGCCAGCCGGCTGCTGGTCGATACACTGGTCGTCGCGGGCACGGGGACGCTCGAACTTGGCACGCCCGACGAGCCGGTCCAGCGGGGTGCCGGCGCCGTGGTCGAGTTCACGGACGACGGCGCTATCGACGAGGACTGGGACCCCGAACGGGTGAGCCGCGGGCTGCTGGCGCTCCCGGGGTCGACGGTCCACGTTGCCGGTAGCGAGCGGACCTCGTGGGCGCGAACGGGGACGGCACCACGGGCTGGCGACCGGTCGCTCTCGCTGGCCGAGGCGCCGACCGGCTGGGCCGAGGGCGACCGCCTCGTGGTCGCCGGCCTCGACCCCGACGAGAACCAGGACGAGGCCGTCACCGTCGCCGGCGTCTCGGGGTCGACGGTCGAACTCGACCGGTCGCTGTCCCACGACCACGTCCCGCCACGGGAGGACTTCGACGCGTACGTCGCCGTGATGGACCGCACCGTCACGCTGCGCTCGGAATCCGCGGCCACCAAGCGCCGCGGGCACGTGATGTTCATGACGACTGACGTGCGCGTCCAGCACGCCGCTTTCGATTCGCTTGGTCGGACCGACAAGTCCAGGCCGGTGACCAATCCGGACAACGGGACGCCGCCCGACCCCGACACGCCGAACCCGAAGGCCCGCTACGCCTGTCACTTCCACCGCACCGGCATCGACGCGACCGAGGACCCCCGCGTCGTCGAGGGCTGTGTCGTCGACGGCAGCCCGGGCTGGGGCTACGTCAACCACCACAGCAACGTCGCCTTCCGGGACAACGTCTCCTACGGCGTGTTCGGGGCGGGCTTTGTCGCCGAAATCGGCAACGAAATCGGTGCCTTCGAGGGGAACTTCGCGCTGCGCTCGACCGGGACCGGCGGCGGCCCCGACCGTCGGCAGTTCAAGACGGACCGCGAGGGGGCCATCGACGACTTCGGCCACGGCGGCTACGGCTTCTGGCTCCAGAGCCCCGGCGTCGCCGTCGACGACAACGTCGCTGCCGGCCACCGCCACCACGGCTTCGTCTGGTGGACCAGACCGAAACCCGACCGGGAGAAGGACCCCGAGAAATTCGAGGGCATCACCATCGACTTCGCGAACTTCCCGGTCGAGAACGTGACGGGCCAGGACAGGCTTCTGGCGTCCGACGCGGTGACAGACGGGAAGGTGCCCTCGACACAGGTCCGCTTTCGCTCTTTCGCGGGGAACACCGTCTTCGCCTCGGGCGGTGGCGCCGACATCTCCCGCCACCGATTCGGCGACGCCCACGACCAGGTCGAGAGCTACAGCGTGGTGGACGAGTTCACGGCGTTCAACCTCGGGGCCCACTACAGCCAGTGGGACAGCCGACGGGTCCCCAACGAGGGCGGCGCACAGGGCGGCCAGAACGGCATCTCGATACGCTACAGCGCCAACGTCGTCGTCCGGAACCCCACACTCGTCGACGGGGTGGGCGGCTACCGCGGCGTCGGCATCAACCGCAACCACGCCCCCCAGAATCTCCGGGTCGAGAACCCCGACATAGAGGGGTGGTTCACCGGCATCCGCGCGCCGCCCCGCGGGGAGAGCCCGATAACGGGCGGGCGGCTGGACAACGATATCGACGTCCACGTCATCGGCGGGGGCACCTCGAACCGCTGGAGCAGCCCCCACGAGGTCGCTATCGAGAACGTCGACTTCGGCGACGGCGGCCGGGCATCGGTGTTCATGGGCGCGGACCTCCAGGACGACCTCTACAGTATGCTCTCGCCGAACGACAGCGTCACCCTCGAGGGCACGCCGCTGTACTTCGACAGCCAGCGGCCGGACGTGGTGCCGTTCCCGACCGAGGCGGACCTCGGCGACGTCGGTGGGGACGAGCTGGGTGACCTCTCTGAGGCCGACCCGGCCGAGTTCGTCGGGAAGTCGAACCGCGAACTGATGAACGCCTACGGGCTCGCCGTCGAGGGCGAGCCCCTGCCCGACGATGCCGGCGCCAGGTCGGACGTTCTCGGCGGGTTTGCCGCGGGCTCGAACGGGAGCCGGGACGCTCCCGCGCCCCTCGACGCGGTCGCCTCGACGGTCGGGTCGGCCCACGAGTTCGGTACGCTCGCCCAGGGTGAACGGCTCTACGTCTACGACGACGCCGAGTTCCTGACCGTGCCGGGGAAATACGCCGGGCTGTCGTACATCCGCCCCGAGAAAGAGGACCAGGACATCGAGCGGCCGTCGGGCTACCGGCTGGACCTCGCCGAGCCCGCGGACGTGTTCGTGGCCTACGACGCCGAGTCGACGCCGGAGTGGCTAACGGGGTGGACCGACACCGGCGACTCCATCGGCACCGACGACGGCACCCGACGGGTGTTCAAGAAATCCGTCAGTGCGGGGACGACGTGGCTCGGTGGCTGTCCGGACACGTACAAGATGTACTCGGTGTTCGTGCGATAG
- a CDS encoding aminotransferase class V-fold PLP-dependent enzyme yields MEQTNVEPLDVAAIREEYPILQREFGGEQLVYLDNAATTQTPDRVVDTIAHYYRHTNANVHRGLHQLSQEASIAYEEAHDRVAEFIGASGGREEIVFTKNTTESENLVAYAWGLNELGPEDEVVLTEMEHHASLVTWQQICKKTGATCRYIEVEDDGTLDMDHARELIGEDTAMVSVVHVSNTLGTVNPVSELADIAHDHDAYIFVDGAQSVPNRPVDVEAIDADFLAFSGHKMAGPTGIGVLYGKKHILEEMEPYLYGGMMINKVTFEESTWHELPWKFEAGTPVICQGIALAEACDYLDDIGMEAIRRHENELAQYAIEQLEGEGDIDILGPPAGVERGGLVSFNLNSVHAHDLSSILNDSAVAIRAGDHCTQPLHDKLGVPASARASFYVYNTKEEVDKLVEAIDDARQLFA; encoded by the coding sequence ATGGAACAGACTAATGTCGAACCCCTCGACGTGGCGGCTATCCGCGAGGAGTATCCGATCCTCCAGCGGGAGTTCGGTGGCGAGCAGCTCGTCTATCTCGACAACGCCGCGACGACCCAGACCCCCGACCGGGTCGTCGACACCATCGCCCACTACTATCGCCACACGAACGCCAACGTCCACCGCGGGCTCCACCAGCTGAGCCAGGAGGCCTCCATCGCCTACGAGGAGGCCCACGACCGGGTCGCCGAATTCATCGGTGCGTCGGGCGGCCGTGAGGAAATCGTCTTCACGAAGAACACCACCGAGAGCGAGAACCTCGTCGCCTACGCCTGGGGCCTGAACGAACTCGGCCCCGAGGACGAGGTCGTCCTCACGGAGATGGAACACCACGCCTCGCTGGTCACGTGGCAGCAGATATGCAAGAAGACCGGCGCGACCTGTCGCTACATCGAGGTCGAGGACGACGGGACCCTAGATATGGACCACGCCCGCGAGCTCATCGGCGAGGACACCGCGATGGTCAGCGTCGTCCACGTCTCGAACACGCTCGGCACTGTGAATCCAGTCTCGGAACTGGCCGATATCGCCCACGACCACGACGCCTACATCTTCGTCGACGGCGCCCAGTCGGTCCCGAACCGGCCCGTGGACGTCGAAGCCATCGACGCGGACTTTCTGGCCTTCTCGGGCCACAAGATGGCCGGGCCGACCGGTATCGGCGTCCTCTACGGGAAGAAGCACATCCTCGAAGAGATGGAGCCGTATCTCTACGGCGGGATGATGATAAACAAGGTCACCTTCGAGGAGTCGACCTGGCACGAGCTGCCCTGGAAGTTCGAGGCCGGGACACCCGTCATCTGTCAGGGTATCGCGCTCGCGGAGGCCTGTGACTATCTGGACGACATCGGGATGGAAGCCATCCGCCGCCACGAGAACGAACTCGCCCAGTACGCCATCGAACAGCTCGAAGGCGAGGGCGATATCGACATCCTCGGCCCGCCCGCCGGCGTCGAACGCGGCGGCCTCGTCTCGTTCAACCTGAACTCCGTTCACGCCCACGACCTCTCCTCTATCCTCAACGACTCGGCCGTGGCGATTCGAGCGGGCGACCACTGCACCCAGCCGCTCCACGACAAGCTCGGCGTCCCCGCCTCCGCGCGAGCGTCCTTCTACGTGTACAACACGAAAGAAGAAGTGGACAAGCTCGTCGAGGCGATAGACGACGCTCGTCAGCTGTTTGCCTGA
- a CDS encoding carbohydrate-binding protein — MGNPDDRRSDAVKEPDGGVIQRDKGQRARSLRPNGTHAQPGVGRHEVPGTIRVSEYHAYHHADRWNAVDTPLRGDEDIDWLASDEWLAYDVYIQAAGRYELTLDVAAADSFGGGDLGIVVDDDPLRRVEFDATGGWYSWDEITTEIELPRGTHTIRLVVFEGGWKLKQLALR; from the coding sequence ATGGGTAACCCAGACGACCGCCGTTCCGACGCGGTGAAAGAGCCCGACGGTGGCGTGATTCAACGCGACAAGGGACAGCGCGCCCGCTCGCTCCGCCCGAACGGGACCCACGCACAGCCCGGCGTCGGTCGCCACGAGGTGCCCGGCACAATCCGCGTCAGCGAGTACCACGCGTACCACCACGCCGACCGGTGGAACGCGGTCGACACACCGCTGCGTGGCGACGAGGATATCGACTGGCTCGCCAGCGACGAGTGGCTCGCTTACGACGTCTACATCCAGGCGGCCGGCCGCTACGAGCTGACCCTCGACGTCGCTGCGGCCGACAGCTTCGGCGGCGGCGACCTCGGAATCGTCGTCGACGACGACCCGCTCCGCCGGGTCGAGTTCGACGCCACCGGTGGCTGGTACTCCTGGGACGAAATCACGACCGAAATCGAGCTCCCTCGGGGAACCCACACTATCCGGCTGGTCGTCTTCGAGGGCGGCTGGAAGCTCAAACAGCTGGCGTTGCGGTAG
- a CDS encoding DUF424 domain-containing protein, with protein sequence MILNERETDEGLLVSVCDAEVMGETFEDGPVSLTVSEEFYGGETVSESEVVDSLARCSVANIVGTESVDVAVEHGFVDEENVLDVDGTRHAQLLWL encoded by the coding sequence ATGATACTCAACGAACGCGAGACCGACGAGGGGCTGCTCGTCTCCGTCTGTGACGCCGAGGTCATGGGCGAGACCTTCGAGGACGGCCCCGTCTCGCTGACGGTCTCCGAGGAGTTCTACGGCGGCGAGACGGTCTCCGAATCTGAGGTCGTCGACAGCCTCGCGCGCTGTAGCGTCGCCAACATCGTCGGCACCGAGAGCGTGGACGTGGCCGTCGAGCACGGGTTCGTCGACGAGGAAAACGTCCTCGACGTGGACGGGACCCGTCACGCACAGCTGCTCTGGCTGTAG
- a CDS encoding tetratricopeptide repeat protein, whose translation MTDRESEDHQFSEGQGFDDPYEGFDLEPPEFEVDPDKVDPVDSRVLTDMLDRRNVTSDAVEPEKLLDVGLEYMHINRHEQAAETFERVAQFTEDDRLKQEAWTNKGAAHAQLEEWDAAIGAYKEALNFNEESDHAATAETNLAYALWESGRTEQALEHAERAVEIDPRFGEAWYNRGFFLLERGLAEDALDAFDNAIRLSFRNADVLEEKARALEELGEYDKAEKLAEEVEEMRDEAEQQLLE comes from the coding sequence ATGACAGACCGCGAGAGCGAGGACCACCAGTTCTCGGAAGGACAGGGGTTCGACGACCCCTACGAGGGGTTCGACCTCGAACCGCCGGAGTTCGAAGTTGACCCGGACAAGGTCGACCCCGTCGACTCACGAGTGCTGACGGATATGCTCGACCGACGTAACGTGACCTCGGACGCCGTCGAGCCCGAGAAGCTCCTCGACGTCGGGCTGGAGTATATGCACATCAACCGCCACGAACAGGCCGCCGAGACGTTCGAGCGGGTCGCCCAGTTCACCGAGGACGACCGGCTGAAACAGGAGGCCTGGACCAACAAGGGCGCGGCCCACGCCCAGCTGGAGGAGTGGGACGCCGCCATCGGGGCCTACAAGGAGGCGCTAAATTTCAACGAAGAGTCCGACCACGCCGCCACCGCCGAGACCAACCTCGCGTACGCGCTGTGGGAGTCGGGCCGCACCGAACAGGCCCTGGAACACGCCGAGCGAGCGGTCGAAATCGACCCCCGCTTTGGCGAAGCGTGGTACAACCGCGGCTTCTTCCTGCTGGAACGCGGGCTGGCCGAGGACGCCCTCGACGCGTTCGACAACGCGATTCGGCTGAGCTTCCGGAACGCCGACGTCCTCGAAGAGAAGGCACGCGCGCTCGAAGAGCTGGGCGAGTACGACAAGGCCGAGAAGCTGGCCGAGGAAGTCGAGGAGATGCGCGACGAGGCCGAACAGCAGCTGCTCGAATGA
- the thpR gene encoding RNA 2',3'-cyclic phosphodiesterase, giving the protein MQRLFVSVDLDGLADEVRAVQQRFGDASGLRLTDPEQAHVTLKFLGDTDPERIDDLVTELERAVADSGVEPFEARLGGLGVFPSRDYISVVWVGVCDGHGDRELTALHEAVEDRTTAMGFDAEDHDFTPHATIARMDHAGGKELVQDTVETEDPDVGRLRVEEIRLTESVLREDGPHYRTLESIPL; this is encoded by the coding sequence ATGCAGCGACTGTTCGTCAGCGTCGACCTCGACGGGCTGGCCGACGAGGTCCGGGCCGTCCAGCAACGGTTCGGGGACGCCAGCGGCCTCCGGCTCACCGACCCGGAGCAGGCCCACGTCACGCTGAAGTTCCTGGGCGACACCGACCCCGAGCGCATCGACGACCTCGTGACCGAACTTGAGCGCGCTGTCGCGGACAGCGGCGTCGAGCCCTTCGAGGCCCGACTCGGCGGGCTGGGCGTGTTCCCCTCACGCGACTACATCAGCGTCGTCTGGGTCGGCGTCTGCGACGGCCACGGGGACCGCGAACTGACTGCGCTCCACGAAGCCGTCGAGGACCGAACCACGGCGATGGGGTTCGACGCCGAGGACCACGACTTTACCCCCCACGCCACTATCGCACGGATGGACCACGCCGGCGGGAAAGAGCTGGTCCAGGACACCGTCGAGACCGAGGACCCGGATGTCGGCCGCCTCCGGGTCGAGGAGATACGGCTCACCGAGAGCGTTCTGCGTGAGGACGGCCCTCACTACCGGACCCTCGAATCGATACCGCTCTGA
- a CDS encoding ZIP family metal transporter, whose product MVVVENVAFVFVAGLLTALATGLGAAPFFLVDEFSDRWNVLLWGIASGIMVAASLFGLVREGLNYGSPILLVPGLLTGVALVVVGHEVLEGYDHGPQKFEQADFKKLVLILGILTVHSFPEGVAVGVSFAELGLGGADAGETLAVAGVAVPLLAVFMTVAISIHNIPEGTAIAIPLRSLGVSEPKMVWWAVFSSLPQPIGAVIAYYFVTLAREFLPFGFGFAAGAMIYLVVTEFVPEALEYGQNLAGGGKRELLTGVVAGVLAMVPLAFI is encoded by the coding sequence ATGGTCGTCGTCGAGAACGTCGCCTTCGTCTTCGTCGCGGGATTGCTGACGGCGCTGGCGACCGGGCTGGGTGCCGCCCCTTTCTTCCTGGTCGATGAGTTCTCCGACCGGTGGAACGTCCTGCTGTGGGGTATCGCCTCCGGTATCATGGTGGCGGCGTCGCTGTTCGGGCTGGTCCGGGAGGGGCTGAACTACGGGTCGCCGATTCTCCTGGTCCCGGGACTGCTCACCGGCGTCGCCCTCGTCGTCGTCGGTCACGAGGTGCTGGAGGGGTACGACCACGGGCCACAGAAGTTCGAACAGGCCGATTTCAAGAAGCTGGTGCTCATTCTGGGCATCCTGACGGTCCACAGTTTCCCGGAGGGCGTGGCCGTCGGCGTCTCCTTCGCCGAACTCGGACTGGGCGGTGCCGACGCAGGCGAGACGCTCGCCGTCGCCGGCGTCGCGGTCCCGCTGCTGGCGGTGTTCATGACGGTGGCCATCTCCATCCACAACATCCCCGAGGGGACGGCCATCGCCATCCCGCTCCGGTCGCTGGGCGTCAGCGAGCCGAAGATGGTGTGGTGGGCGGTCTTCTCCTCGCTGCCCCAGCCCATCGGGGCCGTCATCGCCTACTACTTCGTGACGCTGGCCCGGGAGTTTCTCCCCTTCGGCTTTGGTTTCGCGGCAGGGGCGATGATATATCTGGTCGTCACCGAGTTCGTCCCCGAAGCCCTGGAGTACGGGCAGAACCTCGCCGGCGGCGGCAAGCGGGAGCTGCTGACCGGTGTCGTCGCTGGCGTGCTGGCGATGGTCCCGCTCGCGTTTATATGA
- a CDS encoding 50S ribosomal protein L39e has translation MSKKSKAKKKRLAKLDNQNSRVPSWVMLKTDREVQRNPKRRHWRRGDTDE, from the coding sequence ATGAGCAAGAAGTCGAAGGCCAAGAAGAAGCGTCTGGCCAAACTCGACAACCAGAACAGCCGCGTCCCGTCTTGGGTCATGCTCAAGACCGACCGCGAAGTCCAGCGCAACCCCAAACGGCGCCACTGGCGTCGGGGCGACACTGACGAATAA
- a CDS encoding 50S ribosomal protein L31e: protein MSAGDFEERVVTIPLRDARAEANHKKADKAMNLIREHLAKHFSVEEDAVRIDPSINEATWARGKSSPPSKLRVRAARFEEEGEAVVEAETAE from the coding sequence ATGAGCGCCGGTGACTTCGAGGAGCGTGTCGTCACGATTCCGCTCCGCGACGCCCGAGCCGAGGCGAACCACAAGAAGGCCGACAAGGCGATGAACCTCATCCGCGAGCATCTCGCCAAGCACTTCTCCGTCGAGGAGGACGCCGTCCGTATCGACCCCTCGATCAACGAGGCGACGTGGGCCCGCGGCAAATCGAGCCCGCCGAGCAAGCTTCGCGTGCGCGCCGCCCGCTTCGAGGAAGAGGGCGAGGCCGTCGTCGAGGCAGAGACAGCGGAATAA
- a CDS encoding translation initiation factor IF-6 has protein sequence MLRAAFSGSSYVGVFARATDDCVLVRPDVDESLVEDIGEELDVPAIPTTVGHSATVGALATGNSNGLLVSSRVREREIDRIQDVVDVSVTELPGRINAAGNVVCCNDSGAYVHPDLSREAVQAVRDGLGVPVERGVIAGVNTVGTAAVATDSGVLCHPKATDGELDALEDLLDVPADIGTVNYGGPLVGSGLVANDSGYVCGTDTSGPELGRIDATLGYID, from the coding sequence TTGCTCCGCGCGGCATTCTCCGGGTCGTCGTACGTCGGTGTCTTCGCTCGTGCGACCGACGACTGCGTGCTGGTTCGCCCCGACGTAGACGAATCGCTGGTCGAGGACATCGGCGAGGAACTCGACGTGCCCGCCATCCCCACGACGGTGGGCCACTCCGCGACGGTCGGCGCGCTGGCGACCGGCAACAGCAACGGGCTGCTCGTCTCCTCCCGCGTGCGTGAGCGGGAAATCGACCGCATCCAGGACGTCGTCGACGTTTCCGTCACCGAGTTGCCCGGTCGCATCAACGCCGCCGGCAACGTCGTCTGCTGTAACGACTCGGGTGCCTACGTCCATCCCGACCTCTCGCGTGAGGCCGTCCAGGCTGTACGGGACGGGCTCGGCGTCCCCGTCGAACGTGGCGTCATCGCCGGCGTCAACACCGTCGGGACCGCCGCCGTCGCCACCGACAGCGGCGTGCTCTGCCATCCGAAAGCCACCGACGGCGAACTCGACGCACTCGAGGACCTGCTCGACGTCCCGGCCGACATCGGCACCGTCAACTACGGCGGCCCGCTGGTCGGCTCCGGACTCGTGGCCAACGATTCGGGCTACGTCTGTGGCACCGACACCTCCGGGCCGGAGCTGGGTCGTATCGACGCCACGCTGGGCTACATCGACTGA
- a CDS encoding DUF5658 family protein — protein MGRDSPTMGGSGEGWLPGERPLSESHTVLWTVVILSSLLDIVTTMVGLERGLGEGNVVARAFIQTYGTPGIGLLKFSALLVVVVAWARFDGRRATAVLLGFALISLGVVALNAMTLATL, from the coding sequence GTGGGTCGAGACAGCCCGACGATGGGCGGCAGTGGCGAAGGATGGCTCCCGGGTGAGCGGCCGCTCTCGGAGTCACACACCGTTCTGTGGACGGTGGTCATCCTCTCGTCGCTGTTGGACATCGTGACAACCATGGTCGGTCTCGAACGGGGACTCGGAGAAGGAAATGTCGTCGCCCGGGCGTTCATCCAGACCTATGGGACGCCAGGCATCGGGCTGCTGAAGTTCAGCGCCCTGCTGGTCGTGGTCGTCGCGTGGGCCCGGTTCGACGGCCGCCGGGCCACGGCTGTCCTGCTGGGCTTCGCGCTGATATCGCTGGGCGTGGTCGCGCTGAACGCGATGACCCTGGCCACGCTCTAG
- the rpl18a gene encoding 50S ribosomal protein L18Ae has protein sequence MSTYTVRGSFPARDGPQQFEQEVEAPNEDVATERVYSNFGSQHNLKRTQISIDEVAA, from the coding sequence ATGAGCACGTACACTGTTCGCGGTAGTTTCCCGGCCCGCGACGGGCCACAGCAGTTCGAACAGGAGGTCGAAGCGCCCAACGAGGACGTCGCCACCGAGCGCGTCTACAGTAACTTCGGTTCCCAGCACAACCTCAAGCGCACACAGATTTCCATCGACGAGGTGGCAGCATGA
- the pfdA gene encoding prefoldin subunit alpha has protein sequence MMGGGGGGGGGMQQLQQEIEQLEQEMEAIDEEVERLQEKQSDIDDAIEAIDVLESGSTVQVPVGGDAYVRATVDDIDEIVVSLGGGYAAERDQDGAVDTLEAKKETLDDHIEGLQDDKAEVEGEMDELEQQAQQMQQQQMQQMMQQQEEQQSDE, from the coding sequence ATGATGGGCGGCGGTGGCGGTGGCGGCGGCGGTATGCAGCAGCTCCAGCAGGAGATCGAACAGCTCGAACAGGAGATGGAGGCTATCGACGAGGAGGTCGAGCGCCTGCAGGAGAAGCAATCCGACATCGACGACGCCATCGAGGCCATCGACGTGCTGGAGTCTGGCTCGACCGTGCAGGTCCCCGTCGGCGGCGACGCCTACGTCCGTGCGACGGTCGACGACATCGACGAGATCGTCGTCTCCCTGGGTGGCGGCTACGCCGCAGAGCGCGACCAGGACGGCGCCGTCGACACGCTCGAAGCCAAGAAGGAGACCCTGGACGACCACATCGAGGGACTGCAGGACGACAAGGCCGAGGTCGAAGGCGAGATGGACGAGCTCGAACAGCAGGCCCAGCAGATGCAGCAACAGCAGATGCAGCAGATGATGCAACAGCAGGAAGAGCAGCAGTCCGACGAGTAA